From Pagrus major chromosome 18, Pma_NU_1.0, a single genomic window includes:
- the kctd12b gene encoding BTB/POZ domain-containing protein KCTD12b, whose product MALPDSGISGEEVPFPEIIELNVGGQVYITRYSTLTSVPESLLGEMFSRKSAKGLARDTKGRFFVDRDGFLFRYILDYMRDQQLVLPDHFPERGRLQREAEFFNLPDLVRLLAPKISKQNSLGDEGCQSDPEDSSPGIDSARNLGSLGAAAAACASLVPGAMDSKRSGFITIGYRGSYTLGRDSHTDAKFRRVARIMVCGKTSLAKEVFGETLNESRDPDRPPERYTSRYYLKFTFLEQAFDKLADAGFHMVACNSTGTCAFAHEQTDDKIWTSYTEYVFYRE is encoded by the coding sequence ATGGCTCTACCAGATAGTGGCATATCTGGGGAGGAGGTACCCTTCCCAGAGATTATCGAACTCAATGTCGGTGGCCAGGTGTACATAACCCGCTATTCCACCCTCACAAGTGTGCCAGAGTCCCTGCTTGGGGAGATGTTCAGTCGAAAGTCAGCCAAAGGACTGGCCAGGGACACCAAGGGTCGCTTCTTTGTGGACCGTGATGGCTTTCTGTTCCGTTACATCCTGGACTACATGCGGGACCAGCAGCTGGTTCTTCCAGACCACTTCCCAGAGCGTGGGCGTCTGCAGAGGGAGGCTGAGTTCTTCAACCTGCCCGATCTTGTCAGGCTACTGGCGCCCAAAATCAGCAAGCAGAACTCCCTCGGCGACGAGGGATGTCAGAGCGACCCAGAGGACTCCTCACCTGGGATTGACTCGGCCCGTAACCTCGGCTCCCTGGGTGCTGCCGCCGCCGCCTGTGCCAGCCTGGTGCCCGGTGCCATGGACAGCAAACGGTCCGGGTTCATCACCATTGGCTACCGCGGCTCATACACCCTGGGCCGCGACAGCCACACCGATGCCAAATTCCGCCGGGTGGCACGGATCATGGTGTGTGGGAAGACCTCTCTGGCCAAAGAGGTGTTCGGGGAGACGCTGAACGAGAGCCGTGACCCCGACCGCCCCCCTGAGCGCTACACATCCCGCTACTATCTCAAATTCACCTTTCTGGAGCAGGCTTTTGACAAGCTGGCTGACGCAGGCTTCCACATGGTGGCCTGTAATTCCACAGGAACCTGCGCCTTTGCCCACGAGCAGACGGACGACAAGATCTGGACCAGCTACACTGAATATGTGTTCTACCGTGAGTGA
- the znf711 gene encoding zinc finger protein 711 — protein MDQGGGVLELHTQELKMPHAMIMQDFVAGMGGLAHIDGEHIVVSVPEGMLLSDVMTDEGILLEHGLEVEGLETQVVQGLETEVVEGLETEVVESLHANVEGLEAEVVEELQTQVVELEAQVVEGLEGEVEVEGLEAQVVEGLETEVDVEDLEAHVVEGLEEEVEVEGLEAEVVEGLEVDVESLQSQGVEAHEITSEDMVTSEHSVIMPENILGTEVAIEEALDPHHHHVLTSDLIQDSNHHHDDMPDQVFVAELLSEHQDNTLDHQLVSEGLMVTEANSETIIHQQLPTEAVPLQTDEDDDARSSSEDYLMISLDEVGEKLDIGDTPLEISTEVMEDKESKEEDGSEVIKVYIFKAEADDDLGGTEVITEDDYQNGHPDLEAASSGRLGVGRDKMVYMAVKNHPKEEEDDDDDSDDDDDDDISNTIDQVKNGAATQFLQIREGLGANRVLKPKPKKKKKTDTRQCQTAVIIGPDGMPLTVYPCHICGKKFRSRGFLKCHMKNHPDHLLKKKYQCTDCDFTTNKKISFHNHLESHKLLSHNSDRSPEYTEYTRRYHESSPLGSDKLIVKDREPKLHHCKYCDYETAEQGLLNRHLLAVHSKNFAHVCVECAKGFRHPSELKKHMRTHTGEKPYHCPHCEFRCADQSNLKTHIKSKHGADLPFKCSHCPQAYADARELQRHIEMVQGHKTHQCPHCEHKSTNSSDLKRHIISVHTKDFPHQCDVCEKGFHRPSELKKHAETHKGNKVHQCRHCNFNAPDTFTLSRHILSLHTKDLPFKCKRCRRGFRQPAELKKHMKTHSGRKVYQCQYCEYNSTDASGFKRHVISIHTKDYPHRCDYCTKGFRRPSEKSQHIARHHKDMLM, from the exons ATGGATCAAGGAGGAGGGGTGTTGGAGCTGCACACTCAGGAGCTGAAGATGCCCCACGCTATGATCATGCAAGACTTTG TTGCAGGCATGGGGGGTCTGGCTCACATTGATGGGGAGCACATAGTGGTGTCTGTGCCGGAGGGTATGCTTCTTTCTGACGTGATGACGGACGAGGGCATCCTCCTGGAGCATGGGCTTGAGGTGGAAGGCCTAGAGACTCAGGTGGTTCAAGGCCTGGAGACAGAGGTGGTTGAAGGCCTGGAGACAGAAGTGGTGGAGAGCTTACATGCAAATGTAGAGGGCCTGGAGGCAGAGGTGGTTGAGGAGCTACAGACACAGGTGGTAGAGCTAGAGGCTCAAGTTGTCGAGGGCCTAGAGGGCGAGGTCGAAGTGGAGGGTCTCGAAGCACAAGTGGTGGAGGGCCTGGAAACTGAGGTAGACGTTGAGGACCTGGAAGCTCACGTTGTTGAgggcctggaggaggaggtggaagtggAGGGTTTAGAAGCGGAGGTTGTTGAAGGTCTGGAGGTAGATGTGGAAAGTCTGCAATCTCAAGGTGTAGAGGCCCATGAGATAACCAGTGAAGACATGGTGACCTCAGAACACAGTGTGATAATGCCCGAGAATATTCTGGGCACAGAAGTTGCAATAGAGGAAGCACTGGACCCCCATCACCACCACGTCCTAACCTCAGACCTCATCCAGGACTCAAACCACCACCATGATGACATGCCAGACCAGGTGTTTGTGGCAGAGCTACTGTCTGAGCACCAGGACAACACCCTGGACCACCAGCTTGTGTCAGAAGGCTTGATGGTAACAGAGGCCAACTCCGAGACCATAATCCACCAGCAGCTGCCAACTGAGGCTGTTCCCCTGCAGacagatgaggatgatgatgcaAGAAGCAGCTCTGAGGATTACCTCATGATCTCCT TGGATGAGGTGGGAGAGAAGCTGGACATAGGAGACACTCCCCTTGAGATCAGCACTGAGGTAATGGAAGACAAGGAATCTAAAGAGGAAGACGGCTCGGAAGTCATCAAGGTCTACATTTTCAAAGCTGAAGCAGATGACGATTTAG GCGGAACAGAGGTAATTACAGAGGACGATTACCAGAATGGCCATCCTGACCTGGAAGCTGCATCATCAGGGAGACTAGGGGTTGGCCGTGACAAGATGGTCTACATGGCGGTCAAGAACCATccaaaagaggaggaggatgatgacgatgacagtgatgatgacgacgacgacgacaTCA GTAACACCATTGATCAGGTGAAGAATGGAGCAGCTACACAATTTCTGCAAATCAGAGAGGGGCTGGGTGCAAACCGTGTTCTGAAACCCAAACctaagaaaaagaagaaaacggATACACGACAGTGCCAGACTG CTGTTATCATTGGACCAGATGGTATGCCTTTGACTGTCTACCCCTGTCACATATGTGGGAAGAAGTTTCGCTCTCGAGGCTTCCTCAAATGCCACATGAAGAACCATCCTGACCACCTCCTTAAGAAGAAGTACCAGTGTACAGACTGTGACTTTACCACCAACAAGAAGATCAGTTTCCACAACCACTTGGAGAGCCACAAGCTGCTGAGCCACAACAGTGACCGCTCTCCAGAATACACGGAGTACACACGGCGCTACCACGAGTCCAGCCCCCTGGGTTCTGACAAGCTCATCGTCAAAGACCGGGAGCCCAAACTGCATCACTGCAAGTACTGCGACTATGAGACGGCTGAACAGGGCCTGCTCAACCGTCACCTGCTGGCTGTGCACAGTAAGAActttgcacatgtgtgtgttgagtgtgctAAAGGCTTCCGCCACCCGTCAGAGCTGAAGAAACACATGCGGACCCACACAGGCGAGAAGCCCTACCACTGCCCGCACTGCGAGTTCCGCTGTGCAGATCAGTCCAACCTAAAGACTCACATCAAGAGCAAGCATGGCGCAGATCTGCCCTTCAAGTGCAGCCACTGTCCTCAAGCCTACGCTGATGCACGGGAACTCCAGCGTCATATAGAGATGGTGCAAGGCCACAAGACCCATCAGTGCCCACACTGTGAGCACAAGAGCACCAACTCCAGTGACCTGAAACGACACATTATCTCGGTTCACACGAAGGACTTCCCCCATCAGTGTGACGTGTGCGAGAAAGGCTTTCACAGGCCCTCAGAGTTGAAGAAGCACGCGGAGACACACAAGGGCAACAAGGTGCACCAGTGCCGGCATTGTAACTTCAACGCTCCTGACACCTTCACCTTGAGTCGCCATATCCTGTCCTTGCATACAAAGGACCTCCCCTTTAAGTGCAAGCGCTGCCGGCGAGGCTTCCGTCAGCCCGCTGAGCTgaagaaacacatgaagacacacAGTGGTAGAAAGGTTTATCAGTGCCAGTATTGTGAGTATAACAGTACGGACGCTTCTGGCTTCAAACGTCACGTTATCTCCATTCACACTAAGGACTACCCCCACCGCTGCGACTACTGCACCAAGGGCTTTAGGAGGCCTTCGGAGAAGAGCCAGCACATAGCCAGGCATCACAAAGACATGTTGATGTAA